Proteins from one Legionella taurinensis genomic window:
- the ltaE gene encoding low-specificity L-threonine aldolase — protein sequence MKRIDFRSDTVTQPTAGMMKAMMDAELGDDVFGEDPTVKTLESILAERAGMEAAVFAPSGTQTNLMAIMAHCERGDEYIVGQTAHTYVWEGGGAAVLGSVQPQPLDFETDGTLLLSKVALVIKPVEDHHPRSRLLCLENTLSGKALPLDYLKTIPSFCREQGLSAHLDGARVFNAVVHSGVELQEISRHFDSISICLSKGLGAPVGSVLCGSRELIGKARRWRKVLGGGMRQAGLLAAAGIYALEHHVARLREDHEHALRLAEQLAGIESIQVESVATNILFVKADKHYPKLQTHLQSQGIVWPKNPNKSGHLRLVTHLDIHRDDIERTIQEVKKFYTQSRS from the coding sequence ATGAAACGAATTGATTTTCGAAGCGATACGGTCACCCAACCGACGGCCGGCATGATGAAAGCGATGATGGATGCAGAGTTAGGCGACGATGTGTTTGGTGAAGATCCAACCGTCAAAACGCTTGAATCCATTCTCGCTGAGCGCGCCGGAATGGAGGCTGCTGTTTTTGCGCCATCAGGTACCCAGACCAACCTGATGGCAATCATGGCGCATTGTGAGCGCGGCGATGAATACATTGTCGGTCAGACAGCGCATACTTACGTGTGGGAAGGCGGAGGGGCTGCTGTATTGGGCAGTGTGCAGCCGCAACCCCTTGATTTTGAGACGGACGGCACCCTGTTGCTGTCTAAAGTAGCCTTGGTCATCAAGCCGGTGGAAGATCACCATCCCCGTAGTCGGCTATTGTGCCTGGAAAATACCTTGTCCGGTAAAGCCTTGCCGCTTGACTACCTGAAAACCATCCCTTCTTTTTGCCGCGAACAGGGCTTAAGCGCGCATTTAGACGGTGCGCGGGTGTTTAACGCCGTGGTGCATTCAGGGGTTGAACTGCAGGAAATAAGCCGGCACTTCGATTCCATTTCCATCTGCCTGTCCAAAGGATTGGGGGCACCCGTAGGCTCGGTTTTATGCGGTTCCCGCGAGTTGATTGGTAAAGCACGGCGTTGGCGCAAAGTGCTGGGCGGCGGCATGCGGCAGGCCGGATTGCTGGCCGCGGCCGGGATTTATGCGCTCGAGCATCACGTGGCGCGGTTACGAGAGGACCATGAGCACGCCCTGCGGTTGGCCGAGCAATTGGCAGGGATTGAATCCATTCAGGTGGAGAGCGTTGCAACCAATATTCTTTTTGTCAAAGCGGATAAACACTACCCGAAACTGCAGACCCATCTGCAAAGCCAGGGCATTGTTTGGCCCAAAAATCCCAATAAAAGCGGCCACTTGCGTTTAGTCACTCATTTGGACATTCACCGCGACGACATCGAACGAACCATTCAGGAAGTGAAAAAGTTCTATACTCAATCTAGGAGTTGA
- a CDS encoding DUF2845 domain-containing protein gives MKRLMLLAGLLMALSPMAAQAMRCQQSLVYEGDTKFAVLKKCGEPLAKEIREDRQLLLDAWGNPVGESIRQIEVWTYQNSPNEFVYELTFENGRVKSIDASRQ, from the coding sequence ATGAAACGATTGATGCTGCTGGCTGGCCTGTTAATGGCGTTAAGCCCAATGGCTGCGCAGGCCATGCGTTGCCAACAATCCCTGGTGTATGAAGGAGACACCAAATTTGCGGTCCTTAAAAAATGCGGTGAGCCCTTGGCCAAAGAAATCCGTGAAGATCGGCAATTGCTGCTGGATGCCTGGGGTAACCCGGTGGGTGAAAGCATCCGGCAAATTGAGGTATGGACATACCAGAACTCCCCCAACGAGTTTGTCTACGAACTGACGTTTGAAAACGGTCGGGTGAAAAGCATTGATGCCAGCCGTCAATAG
- a CDS encoding ankyrin repeat domain-containing protein codes for MPTDHSPTHARDLQRFNQLKALIIKRRAFEAAHPYPPYCLYKTDFNFTDVHGNSLLHYAAALGDMDKLRECLKNNIDIDRKNNLSQQAIHLALENGHLAVAQKLFMENADCSDVHLSQCQRNPEQTAWFKEAIEQWLKAAFPSAKNYRTPRCTGQFFKQKGEIHPVSLRRVAETGNTSFLKSAIRQHALPPDVVNHLLVVAAANGQLHTVKYLLEEARAISAPGGTTALIEAVKNGHGPVVDYLLSQNVAINQQDSLKNTALSYAITRHDKGTAKRLLALGATCQHENLIGNSLLHLAVKSGCPFLSDLLGLPGFADRRHHRNMYGFTPFDLAVQHQRDEWLPLLAEGQDLTAIKQSAAYGHPPVPIHQAAVLDNMLYRLKLNYRDTRYFDHDGHCHGFSFLHSLYADREDYYFATLRLMSHWNGSEDDLFKPLNPALPQAAWYKNLDELFEQWTNDLLWFQHTQLRTIDSLRQTDRQNQFDLIKGSSQENSQYLPLYVEPEHNRDEQGKPVNYARGEAELLEILSYMTRMPSGIHFEFIGGGHTTSAYNKKPHSLAYYDSNFTFKLQGNTHAQAVIRKRLDWVEGAGTQARYLITAFCFQKDVNELKLSTFTVFDEQEFPKSAAEAMQFQQHSANQFTPLHIAVMTRSLPAIKRLLCDGFCDIHARDRSGRSALKMALDSHFYDALGLFLTSPDIPLDELSGFIRQAYRTNEKDILQAALAHPKARQLIGLLLEAIQKEDLPLIQRLLSQAKIDVNQSVSDTLPLIEALQTGHEGIIQTFFNHGASLFITCGYAKTPLKTAFLSHSRCMDVVIARLNGNLHRLDATGMAAIHHAAEQANALALRKLISAGADVRQVTAGGKSVFQLLGDSSWGIHDQRECYRLLIGQYQFDLSTESDRQILQQLLVKLALSYDEHVYQLLLRQCRPEIIDGLRIHGQPFLHYLIRNRCLAPLASLLAHGVQVDPLSEDGNTPLMALIQATTLPNRHKIIAMFIDFGAEVTLKNNQGKCALLLMQQSTDDHIRQIAEDARSESPLRMG; via the coding sequence ATGCCAACAGACCATTCGCCAACCCATGCCCGTGATTTGCAACGATTCAATCAATTAAAAGCCTTGATCATTAAACGGCGAGCCTTTGAAGCAGCCCATCCTTACCCGCCTTATTGCCTCTACAAAACCGATTTCAATTTTACCGATGTGCACGGTAACTCGTTATTGCATTATGCCGCTGCATTGGGAGACATGGATAAACTAAGGGAATGCCTAAAAAACAACATCGACATCGATAGAAAAAACAACCTCTCCCAACAAGCCATACATCTGGCTCTGGAAAACGGTCACTTGGCCGTAGCACAGAAGCTGTTCATGGAGAATGCGGATTGCAGCGATGTCCATTTAAGCCAATGCCAGAGAAATCCTGAACAGACGGCCTGGTTTAAAGAAGCGATCGAGCAGTGGTTAAAAGCCGCATTCCCTTCGGCCAAAAATTACCGCACGCCCCGCTGCACGGGTCAATTTTTCAAGCAAAAGGGCGAAATCCACCCTGTCTCACTAAGACGCGTCGCAGAAACGGGCAATACCTCTTTTCTGAAATCTGCCATAAGGCAACACGCCTTACCACCCGACGTCGTTAATCACTTACTGGTCGTTGCGGCAGCCAATGGCCAATTGCACACCGTGAAATACCTGCTTGAAGAGGCGCGGGCAATCAGCGCACCGGGTGGAACAACGGCATTGATTGAGGCAGTAAAAAACGGCCATGGCCCTGTTGTTGATTATTTATTAAGTCAGAACGTGGCCATTAATCAACAGGACAGCTTAAAAAACACAGCCTTAAGCTATGCCATCACCCGTCACGACAAAGGCACAGCGAAGCGATTGCTGGCGCTTGGCGCAACCTGCCAGCACGAGAACTTAATCGGGAATAGCCTTCTTCACCTTGCCGTGAAAAGCGGCTGTCCCTTTTTAAGCGACCTGCTTGGCTTGCCGGGCTTTGCGGATCGGCGTCATCACAGGAACATGTACGGTTTTACTCCTTTTGATCTTGCCGTTCAACATCAGCGGGATGAATGGCTGCCCTTGCTGGCGGAAGGACAGGATTTAACAGCGATTAAACAAAGCGCGGCTTACGGCCACCCCCCAGTCCCTATCCATCAGGCAGCTGTATTGGATAACATGCTTTACCGTCTGAAGCTCAACTACCGTGATACCCGTTATTTTGATCACGATGGCCACTGTCACGGGTTTTCCTTTCTCCATTCCCTTTATGCCGACCGCGAGGATTATTATTTTGCCACCTTACGCTTGATGAGTCATTGGAATGGCAGCGAGGACGATTTATTCAAGCCGTTGAATCCGGCACTGCCCCAGGCCGCCTGGTATAAAAACCTGGATGAGTTGTTTGAACAATGGACGAATGATCTCCTTTGGTTCCAACACACCCAACTGCGAACGATTGATTCGTTGCGGCAAACGGATCGCCAGAACCAATTTGACCTGATTAAGGGGAGTTCGCAGGAAAACAGCCAGTATCTTCCCCTTTATGTGGAACCTGAACACAACCGTGATGAACAGGGAAAACCCGTTAATTATGCGCGCGGCGAGGCAGAGCTTCTGGAAATTCTGTCCTACATGACGCGTATGCCCTCCGGCATTCATTTTGAATTCATCGGCGGCGGGCATACCACGTCCGCTTATAATAAAAAGCCCCATTCGCTGGCTTATTACGACAGCAATTTTACGTTTAAATTACAGGGGAATACCCACGCCCAGGCGGTCATCCGAAAGCGATTGGACTGGGTAGAAGGCGCAGGTACTCAGGCAAGGTATTTAATCACCGCCTTCTGTTTTCAGAAAGACGTTAATGAACTTAAGCTGTCGACGTTTACTGTTTTTGATGAGCAGGAATTTCCCAAAAGCGCGGCTGAGGCGATGCAGTTTCAGCAACACTCAGCCAATCAGTTTACCCCCTTGCACATTGCCGTCATGACGCGCAGTTTACCTGCCATCAAACGGCTGCTCTGCGATGGCTTTTGCGACATTCACGCCCGGGATCGCTCAGGCCGCTCAGCCCTAAAAATGGCCCTAGACAGCCATTTTTATGATGCCCTGGGTTTGTTTTTAACCTCACCGGACATCCCTCTTGATGAGTTAAGCGGTTTTATTCGTCAAGCCTATCGAACTAACGAAAAGGACATTCTTCAAGCGGCACTTGCCCATCCAAAGGCCCGGCAGTTAATCGGTTTGTTGCTGGAGGCTATTCAGAAAGAAGACCTGCCCTTAATCCAACGTCTTCTGTCTCAAGCGAAAATAGATGTCAATCAGAGCGTTTCTGACACCCTGCCCCTCATTGAAGCCTTACAAACCGGCCATGAAGGCATCATACAGACGTTTTTCAATCATGGCGCTTCGCTGTTTATAACCTGCGGCTATGCGAAAACGCCGTTGAAAACGGCTTTTCTCAGCCATTCCCGTTGCATGGACGTGGTGATTGCCCGCTTAAACGGCAACCTCCACCGCCTTGATGCAACGGGCATGGCGGCCATTCATCATGCGGCGGAGCAGGCCAATGCCCTGGCCTTGCGGAAATTAATCAGTGCAGGGGCGGATGTGCGGCAGGTCACGGCAGGCGGTAAAAGCGTTTTTCAACTGCTTGGCGATTCGTCCTGGGGGATTCATGATCAACGGGAATGTTACCGCTTACTTATCGGTCAGTATCAGTTTGACTTATCAACGGAGTCTGATCGTCAAATCCTGCAACAGCTGTTAGTAAAACTGGCTCTGTCTTACGATGAACACGTGTATCAACTGCTTCTGCGCCAATGCAGGCCGGAAATCATCGATGGCCTTCGCATTCATGGCCAACCGTTTTTGCATTACTTAATTCGCAACCGCTGCCTTGCACCCTTAGCTTCCCTGCTTGCACATGGCGTTCAGGTGGACCCTCTCTCCGAGGACGGCAATACGCCATTGATGGCGCTGATTCAAGCCACCACCTTACCCAATCGACACAAGATCATTGCGATGTTCATTGACTTTGGCGCCGAGGTCACCCTCAAAAACAATCAGGGTAAATGCGCGCTTTTGCTCATGCAGCAAAGCACGGATGACCACATCAGGCAAATTGCAGAGGATGCCCGTTCAGAATCCCCATTGCGTATGGGTTAA
- a CDS encoding polysaccharide deacetylase family protein → MRTLFIVLCLASSLVFAEKEIAITIDDLPLVASRMDTPGNQQRATERFSKIVQALVDNKVPATGFVIAGAIEKGQWAFLEQFRQAGFELGNHTYSHRSLNQIGADRYIADIEKADKILNPLMTEPKYFRYPYLAEGANQTREKVHQYLAEQHYVIAPVTIDSDDFRFNEMVYRVPYRSREAYIQKLKPRYLAYIWNRTLRAEKKAKNKNARQILLLHANVLNSYVLGDIIAMYRKNGYQFITLTQALENPAPELDFSFENAIRKNKGSHFPY, encoded by the coding sequence ATGCGTACGTTATTCATTGTGTTGTGTCTGGCATCCAGCCTGGTTTTTGCTGAAAAGGAAATTGCCATTACCATCGATGATTTGCCGCTGGTGGCCTCGCGAATGGATACCCCAGGCAATCAACAGCGTGCCACGGAGCGTTTCAGTAAAATTGTTCAAGCCCTTGTGGATAATAAAGTGCCTGCCACCGGGTTTGTGATTGCCGGCGCCATCGAAAAAGGGCAATGGGCTTTTCTTGAGCAATTCCGTCAGGCCGGTTTTGAGTTGGGCAATCACACCTATTCGCACCGCAGCTTAAATCAGATTGGCGCGGACCGTTACATTGCCGACATCGAAAAAGCCGATAAAATCCTTAACCCGCTGATGACGGAGCCGAAGTATTTCCGTTACCCCTACCTGGCCGAAGGGGCTAACCAAACGCGGGAAAAGGTCCATCAATACTTGGCTGAACAGCATTATGTCATCGCGCCGGTGACCATTGACAGCGATGATTTCCGCTTTAACGAGATGGTTTATCGCGTGCCCTATCGTTCAAGGGAAGCCTACATTCAAAAACTCAAACCCCGTTACTTAGCCTACATCTGGAACCGCACGCTGCGCGCAGAAAAGAAGGCCAAAAACAAGAATGCCAGGCAAATTCTGTTGTTGCATGCCAATGTACTGAACAGTTATGTGCTGGGCGATATCATTGCCATGTACCGGAAAAACGGCTATCAATTCATTACCTTGACGCAGGCTTTAGAAAACCCTGCGCCGGAACTTGATTTCTCATTCGAGAATGCGATTAGAAAAAACAAAGGGAGTCACTTCCCTTATTAA